The proteins below come from a single Methanothrix thermoacetophila PT genomic window:
- a CDS encoding hydroxymethylglutaryl-CoA synthase, with the protein MGVGIVSYGVYIPRYRIKVDEIARVWGEVEDIARGLNVYEKAVPDLDEDTATIAVEAARNAISRANIDPHRIGAIYTGSESHPYAVKPTGTIVGEAIGCSHSHTVADMEFACKAGTAALQACMGLVRSGMIDLGLAIGADVSQGAPGDALEYTAAAGGAAYVVGAADLIAEIEGTYSFTTDTPDFWRREGIPYPEHGGRFTGEPAYFKHVMSAARGLMELLGKKPEDYDYAVFHQPNGKFPVRVAAKLGFTKEQIAPGLVVPHIGNTYSGSTLIGLAATLDQAEPGESIFVTSFGSGAGSDAFSIRVTERINDIRDRAPGVRDYIAIAEYIDYARYAKHKGKLRL; encoded by the coding sequence TTGGGCGTCGGTATAGTCAGCTATGGCGTTTACATTCCGAGATACAGGATAAAGGTCGATGAGATTGCCAGGGTCTGGGGTGAGGTGGAGGACATCGCGAGGGGGCTAAATGTCTACGAGAAGGCGGTTCCAGACCTGGATGAGGACACAGCCACAATCGCTGTTGAGGCGGCCAGAAACGCAATATCCAGGGCGAATATCGATCCGCACAGGATTGGCGCGATATACACAGGCTCCGAGAGCCACCCATACGCTGTAAAGCCGACCGGGACCATAGTCGGAGAGGCTATCGGCTGTTCTCATTCTCATACCGTCGCTGATATGGAGTTCGCCTGCAAGGCAGGCACTGCAGCTCTGCAGGCATGCATGGGTCTCGTCAGGTCGGGCATGATAGATCTGGGGCTGGCCATAGGCGCAGACGTGAGCCAAGGTGCACCTGGAGATGCTCTGGAGTACACAGCAGCTGCTGGTGGGGCAGCATATGTTGTGGGCGCCGCGGATCTGATCGCGGAGATAGAGGGCACGTACTCATTCACCACCGACACCCCGGATTTCTGGCGGAGAGAGGGCATACCGTATCCCGAGCACGGTGGGAGGTTCACAGGGGAGCCGGCGTACTTCAAGCACGTGATGTCCGCCGCGAGAGGACTGATGGAGCTGCTAGGGAAAAAACCGGAGGATTACGATTATGCCGTCTTCCATCAGCCCAACGGAAAGTTCCCCGTGAGGGTCGCGGCAAAGCTCGGATTTACAAAAGAGCAGATCGCTCCAGGGCTTGTGGTGCCCCACATAGGGAATACCTACTCCGGCTCGACCCTGATCGGCCTGGCGGCGACACTCGACCAGGCAGAGCCGGGGGAGAGCATCTTCGTCACCAGCTTCGGATCCGGCGCGGGAAGTGATGCCTTCAGCATTAGGGTCACAGAAAGGATAAATGACATCAGGGATCGCGCTCCTGGCGTGAGGGATTACATAGCAATAGCGGAGTACATCGACTACGCGAGATACGCGAAGCATAAGGGGAAGCTCAGACTATGA
- a CDS encoding thiolase domain-containing protein, whose protein sequence is MRSVSIIGIGCTRFGERWGSSLRDLVVETGIAAIEDAGVTGEAIDALYIGNMSGGRFVEQEHIGALIADYAGLSRLHIPSTRVEAACASGGLALREAFLAVASGYADIVIAAGVEKMTDVSSGVAADALAAAADREWECFFGATFPALYAMIARLHMRRYGTTREQLAQVAVKNHHHGHMNPIAQYHTEIKVDDVINSPLVADPLRILDCSPITDGAAAVVLAPTDIASRYSDTPIRILASAQASDSLALHDRRDITTLDATVYAAKKAFAQARLTPADIDIAEVHDCFTIGEILAIEDLGFFPKGEGGIATEEGRTSIGGDVAVNTSGGLKACGHPVGATGIKQAYEIVLQLRGEAGKRQVSDAEIGLTHNVGGSGGTALVHILSR, encoded by the coding sequence ATGAGATCGGTCTCCATAATAGGGATCGGATGCACGCGGTTTGGCGAGCGGTGGGGCAGCTCCCTGCGCGATCTGGTCGTGGAAACGGGAATCGCTGCGATAGAGGATGCTGGCGTTACAGGCGAGGCAATAGACGCGCTCTACATCGGAAACATGAGCGGTGGCAGATTTGTGGAGCAGGAGCACATAGGCGCTCTGATTGCAGACTACGCAGGTCTCTCAAGGCTGCACATACCATCGACAAGAGTGGAGGCTGCATGTGCGTCCGGTGGCCTTGCGCTCCGTGAGGCGTTCCTGGCAGTCGCCAGCGGCTACGCAGACATAGTTATAGCAGCCGGCGTTGAGAAGATGACCGATGTCTCAAGTGGTGTCGCGGCGGATGCCCTTGCTGCAGCTGCTGACAGAGAATGGGAGTGCTTCTTTGGCGCGACATTTCCTGCGCTCTATGCGATGATCGCGAGGCTTCACATGCGAAGGTATGGCACGACAAGAGAGCAGCTCGCGCAGGTGGCTGTGAAGAACCATCACCATGGACATATGAATCCGATAGCTCAGTACCATACAGAGATAAAAGTGGACGATGTCATCAACTCCCCGCTGGTCGCAGATCCTCTCAGAATACTGGACTGCTCGCCGATAACCGATGGAGCGGCTGCGGTTGTTCTGGCACCCACAGATATCGCATCAAGGTACTCTGACACACCCATCAGGATCCTTGCGAGCGCGCAGGCGAGCGACAGCCTCGCGCTTCATGATCGTAGAGACATAACGACGCTGGATGCGACGGTCTATGCGGCGAAGAAGGCGTTCGCTCAGGCGCGGTTAACTCCAGCTGATATAGACATAGCAGAGGTTCATGACTGCTTCACCATAGGAGAGATACTCGCCATTGAGGACCTCGGGTTCTTCCCCAAGGGAGAGGGGGGGATTGCGACAGAGGAGGGGAGGACTTCAATAGGAGGCGATGTCGCAGTCAACACCTCTGGGGGGCTGAAGGCGTGTGGCCATCCGGTGGGCGCCACGGGCATAAAGCAGGCGTATGAGATCGTGCTCCAGCTGAGGGGCGAGGCGGGCAAACGTCAGGTGAGTGACGCTGAGATCGGTCTGACTCACAACGTTGGCGGCTCCGGAGGAACTGCACTGGTGCACATACTCTCGAGGTGA
- a CDS encoding Zn-ribbon domain-containing OB-fold protein, producing the protein MAAPEELHWCTYSRGDTTTTNAPRFWRCIPQRYNLIGTHCKSCGEYYFPPRTLCPNCRRTGQMEEHSFRGTGTVITYTTIYSGTEDFERLTPYNLAIIQLDEGPKLTGQVVCSPEKMKIGMRVRPVFRILGKEGERGIIYYGTKFAPAEDAP; encoded by the coding sequence TTGGCGGCTCCGGAGGAACTGCACTGGTGCACATACTCTCGAGGTGATACCACGACGACAAATGCTCCGAGGTTCTGGAGGTGCATACCCCAGAGGTACAACCTGATAGGAACGCACTGCAAGAGCTGTGGTGAGTACTATTTCCCTCCCAGGACGCTATGTCCGAACTGCAGGAGGACAGGCCAGATGGAGGAGCACAGCTTCAGGGGTACAGGCACTGTGATCACATACACCACGATATACAGCGGAACAGAAGACTTTGAGAGGCTCACTCCATACAATTTAGCGATAATCCAGCTCGACGAGGGGCCGAAGCTCACAGGACAGGTCGTTTGCTCGCCTGAGAAGATGAAAATAGGCATGCGGGTCAGGCCTGTTTTCAGGATACTCGGAAAGGAGGGGGAGAGGGGCATAATATACTACGGCACGAAGTTCGCCCCTGCGGAGGATGCTCCTTAG
- the gyrB gene encoding DNA topoisomerase (ATP-hydrolyzing) subunit B has protein sequence MYDASHIKVMEGLEAVRHRPSMYIGSTDVHGLHHLVYEVVDNSVDEAMAGYCKEISVVIHGDGSVSVKDDGRGIPVDIHPQYNRPAVEIVMTVLHAGGKFDHDTYHVSGGLHGVGVSVVNALSEWLEVEVSREGRVYRQRYERGRPVSDLQETGVSENTGTTVRFKPDPEIFEVTDFSFDVLSSRLRELAFLNRGLKISITDERSGRSKTFHYDGGIISFVQYLNKSKEVLHPNPIYFSRVRDDVSVEVAMQYNTSYNESVFTFANNINTREGGTHLSGFRAALTKTVNDFVREKKLLKGDAKLTGDDLREGLVAVVSVRLPDPQFEGQTKTRLGNSAVRGLVESLVSEGLMEYFELNPQVAEAIVEKATEAMRAREAARKAKEITRRKTALTSSGLPGKLADCVERDPAKSELYIVEGESAGGSAKQGRNRHFQAVLPLRGKILNVERARLDKMLKNEEIRNLITALGTGIGDDFDITKARYHKIIIMTDADVDGSHIRTLLLTFFYRYMQPLIEAGYVYIAQPPLYQVRKGKSVKYAYSDEELAKLLEDGKAVVQRYKGLGEMNPEQLWETTMNPEKRTLLRVTLKDAVEADEIFSVLMGEQVEPRRVFIETHAREVRNLDV, from the coding sequence ATGTATGATGCGAGTCATATCAAGGTGATGGAGGGGCTTGAGGCGGTCAGGCACAGGCCCTCGATGTACATAGGATCCACAGATGTACATGGATTGCACCATCTTGTTTATGAAGTGGTCGATAACAGTGTTGATGAGGCGATGGCCGGTTACTGCAAGGAGATATCCGTGGTCATCCATGGAGACGGCTCGGTCTCAGTAAAGGATGATGGTCGTGGCATTCCTGTCGATATTCATCCGCAGTACAACCGGCCTGCTGTGGAGATAGTCATGACCGTGCTCCACGCTGGTGGGAAGTTTGACCACGATACGTATCACGTCTCTGGCGGGCTGCATGGCGTCGGAGTATCTGTTGTCAACGCCCTCTCAGAGTGGCTTGAGGTTGAGGTCAGCCGAGAGGGAAGGGTATACAGGCAGAGATACGAGCGCGGCAGGCCCGTATCAGATCTCCAGGAGACAGGCGTTTCTGAGAATACCGGAACCACCGTGAGGTTCAAGCCCGATCCCGAGATCTTTGAGGTCACCGACTTCAGCTTTGACGTTCTTTCATCACGCCTCAGAGAGCTCGCATTTCTGAACCGCGGTCTTAAGATCAGCATAACTGATGAGAGGTCAGGCAGGAGCAAGACGTTCCATTATGATGGGGGAATAATCTCCTTCGTCCAGTACCTGAATAAATCCAAGGAGGTGCTGCATCCAAACCCGATATACTTCTCCAGGGTGCGGGATGATGTATCGGTGGAGGTGGCGATGCAGTACAACACGAGCTACAACGAGTCTGTGTTCACCTTCGCGAACAACATAAACACCCGGGAGGGGGGAACGCACCTCTCAGGTTTCAGAGCAGCGCTGACAAAAACGGTAAACGATTTTGTCAGGGAGAAGAAGCTTCTGAAGGGGGATGCAAAGCTCACAGGTGATGACCTCAGGGAGGGGCTGGTCGCTGTGGTCAGCGTTCGGCTCCCCGATCCGCAGTTCGAGGGTCAGACCAAGACGAGGCTGGGGAACAGCGCGGTTCGTGGCCTAGTTGAATCCCTCGTGTCCGAGGGGCTGATGGAGTACTTCGAGCTGAATCCGCAGGTGGCCGAGGCGATCGTGGAGAAGGCGACAGAGGCGATGCGCGCCCGCGAGGCCGCCAGGAAGGCAAAAGAGATCACGAGGCGGAAGACCGCGCTGACATCATCAGGGCTCCCGGGAAAGCTAGCAGACTGCGTGGAGCGCGATCCCGCAAAGAGCGAGCTGTACATCGTAGAGGGGGAGTCGGCGGGTGGTTCTGCGAAGCAGGGCAGGAATAGACACTTCCAGGCAGTCCTGCCGCTCAGAGGTAAGATTCTGAATGTGGAGCGCGCGAGACTCGACAAGATGCTCAAGAACGAGGAGATCAGGAACCTCATAACAGCCCTCGGCACCGGCATAGGTGATGATTTCGATATAACAAAAGCCAGGTACCACAAGATCATCATAATGACAGATGCTGATGTTGATGGATCCCACATACGCACGCTTCTCCTCACGTTCTTTTACAGATACATGCAGCCTCTGATAGAAGCTGGCTACGTCTACATCGCCCAGCCGCCGCTGTACCAGGTCAGAAAGGGGAAGAGCGTGAAGTACGCGTACTCAGATGAGGAGCTCGCAAAGCTTCTGGAAGATGGCAAGGCTGTGGTCCAGCGGTACAAGGGCCTGGGCGAGATGAACCCTGAGCAGCTATGGGAGACCACGATGAATCCAGAGAAGAGGACACTCCTCAGGGTGACGCTGAAGGATGCAGTCGAGGCTGATGAGATCTTCTCCGTACTGATGGGGGAGCAGGTCGAGCCGAGAAGGGTCTTCATAGAGACGCATGCGAGAGAAGTGAGAAACCTGGACGTGTGA
- the gyrA gene encoding DNA gyrase subunit A produces MAEIDVDVTEEMKSSYIDYAMSVIVGRALPDVRDGLKPVHRRILYAMYEQGVTFDQPYKKSARIVGDVMGKYHPHGDVAIYDTMVRMAQDFSMRYTLIDGQGNFGSVDGDPPAAMRYTEVRLSKIAGEMLADIEKDTVDFVPNYDGSLKEPTVLPSRLPNLLVNGSTGIAVGMATNIPPHNLREVVYALIHLIENPDASVTDLMNFIRGPDFPTGGYIVGRSGIESAYSTGRGTITIRARSEIEEGRRGSRIIFTELPYQVNKAKVVEDIAELVKAGRVDGISEIRDESDREGIRLVVELKQGVNPQVVLNQLHKHTQLETTYGIINLVLVDGQPRTLTLKETLEQYINYRAEVIERRTRFELEQAEKRAHILAGILIALRDIDEVIALIRGSPSPSDARNLLMNRFGLSEEQARAILDMRLQRLTGLEQEKVASEARELESTIARLKGILASRTEVLDIIKNELRELDEIYGDDRRTEILESVESVRPEDLIQDEEVAVIITNNGYIKRQPLSVYRMQRRGGKGSIGAETKSEDFVTDIFTASTLDYLMIFTDRGKAHWLRVYEIPMVSKVARGRPIASLLQLEENERITEAIPVESFGTDEYIVLATRNGSIVKTPLRAFSNPRRGGIKAVNLRGDSLVAARLTDGSRELIVATKKGKAIRFHESDVRSSGRGSMGVKAINLSEGDELISMDVVKEGETLFTITTQGYGKRTELSEYPLQRRGGKGVKNIDTRRGDVVAAITVSDDDGLLITTKEGVMIRIAASDVRVQGRATQGVKIMDVKPGDEISDVARVD; encoded by the coding sequence ATGGCAGAGATAGATGTCGATGTAACAGAGGAGATGAAATCCTCCTACATAGATTACGCGATGAGCGTGATCGTCGGGCGGGCTCTTCCCGATGTCAGGGATGGCCTGAAGCCGGTCCACAGGCGCATCCTCTACGCCATGTACGAGCAGGGCGTGACATTCGATCAGCCGTACAAGAAGTCCGCCCGCATCGTCGGTGACGTGATGGGTAAATATCACCCGCATGGCGATGTGGCGATCTACGACACCATGGTCAGGATGGCACAGGACTTCTCGATGCGCTACACCCTTATAGATGGGCAGGGGAACTTCGGCTCGGTCGATGGAGATCCGCCAGCTGCGATGCGTTACACAGAGGTTCGGCTCTCGAAGATCGCGGGCGAGATGCTCGCAGATATCGAGAAGGATACTGTGGATTTTGTCCCGAACTACGACGGTTCCCTCAAAGAACCGACCGTGCTCCCGTCCAGGCTCCCGAACCTTCTCGTCAACGGATCCACAGGCATAGCTGTCGGAATGGCGACGAACATCCCGCCCCACAACCTCCGGGAGGTCGTGTACGCGCTCATTCACCTGATCGAGAACCCTGATGCATCTGTAACGGATCTCATGAACTTCATAAGGGGCCCGGATTTCCCCACCGGAGGATACATAGTGGGGAGAAGCGGTATAGAGAGCGCGTATTCCACAGGCAGAGGTACGATAACGATCAGAGCCAGATCCGAGATAGAGGAGGGGCGAAGGGGCTCGAGGATAATATTCACAGAGCTCCCCTATCAGGTCAACAAGGCGAAGGTCGTTGAGGATATCGCAGAGCTGGTCAAGGCCGGAAGGGTGGATGGGATCTCAGAGATCAGGGATGAATCTGACAGAGAAGGAATAAGGCTGGTCGTGGAGCTGAAGCAGGGCGTGAATCCTCAGGTGGTCCTGAACCAGCTCCACAAGCACACACAGCTCGAGACCACCTACGGGATAATAAACCTCGTCCTCGTCGATGGACAGCCCAGAACCCTGACGCTGAAGGAGACGCTGGAGCAATACATCAACTACAGGGCTGAAGTGATCGAGAGGAGGACCCGCTTCGAGCTCGAACAGGCGGAGAAAAGAGCTCATATCCTCGCGGGAATTCTGATCGCCCTCAGAGATATAGATGAAGTCATAGCCCTGATAAGGGGCTCGCCCTCGCCCTCCGATGCCAGAAATCTGCTCATGAATAGGTTTGGTCTCAGTGAGGAGCAGGCAAGGGCGATTCTGGATATGAGGTTGCAGCGTTTGACTGGCCTGGAGCAGGAGAAGGTCGCATCCGAAGCAAGAGAACTCGAGTCCACGATCGCAAGATTGAAGGGGATACTCGCGAGCAGGACGGAGGTCCTCGATATAATTAAAAATGAACTGAGGGAGCTCGACGAGATCTACGGCGATGATAGAAGGACGGAGATACTGGAGTCCGTGGAGTCGGTCAGACCCGAGGACCTCATCCAGGATGAGGAGGTCGCCGTAATAATAACAAACAACGGCTACATCAAACGTCAGCCACTCTCTGTGTACAGAATGCAGAGAAGAGGGGGAAAGGGGAGCATTGGGGCCGAGACGAAGAGTGAGGATTTCGTCACGGATATATTCACGGCATCAACGCTTGATTACCTCATGATCTTCACAGACAGGGGCAAGGCCCACTGGCTGAGGGTCTATGAGATACCGATGGTCTCCAAGGTAGCCAGAGGCAGACCGATAGCCAGTCTCCTCCAGCTTGAGGAGAATGAGAGGATAACCGAGGCGATTCCTGTCGAGAGCTTCGGCACAGATGAATACATCGTGCTCGCAACACGTAACGGAAGCATTGTGAAGACTCCGCTGAGGGCGTTCAGCAACCCGAGGAGGGGCGGGATCAAGGCAGTCAACCTCCGCGGCGACTCTCTTGTGGCTGCCAGGCTCACAGACGGCTCGCGTGAGCTGATAGTCGCCACAAAGAAGGGCAAGGCGATAAGGTTCCACGAGAGTGATGTGAGGTCGAGCGGAAGGGGATCTATGGGTGTGAAGGCGATAAATCTCTCAGAGGGGGATGAGCTGATCTCCATGGACGTTGTGAAAGAGGGCGAGACACTCTTCACCATTACAACCCAGGGATACGGTAAGAGGACGGAGCTGAGCGAGTATCCGCTCCAGAGGCGCGGCGGCAAAGGGGTCAAGAACATAGACACACGGAGAGGGGACGTGGTGGCCGCAATCACAGTGTCAGACGACGACGGACTCCTGATAACCACAAAAGAAGGGGTTATGATAAGGATAGCTGCATCAGATGTGAGAGTGCAGGGAAGGGCAACACAGGGCGTGAAGATCATGGACGTAAAGCCCGGAGATGAGATTTCGGATGTGGCGAGGGTCGATTAG
- a CDS encoding RNA-guided endonuclease InsQ/TnpB family protein, with the protein MCEVGCLKSFVVDTGNNSVENPGFAEKVSTKVKNIHRRLSRAEKGSKNRQTLIDKLNKVNYKIKNQRNDFLHKLSRHYVNNYKIICVEDLDVKRMKENGHNKSMHRDIHDAFWSRFMFMLSYEAECAGRRLIEVNPMNTTQRCSACRSIVEKELSDRVHECPHCGFSCDIDCNASMHIAGMEQPVAPMESTSTSHFCDASVGYDVGSPALQGGAVHTTYEAYPVW; encoded by the coding sequence GTGTGTGAGGTTGGATGTCTGAAATCATTTGTTGTGGACACAGGTAACAACTCTGTGGAGAATCCAGGGTTTGCAGAGAAGGTTAGCACTAAAGTTAAGAACATCCATAGGAGATTATCCAGAGCTGAGAAAGGCTCCAAGAATCGTCAGACACTCATAGATAAGCTGAACAAGGTAAATTATAAAATCAAGAATCAGAGAAACGATTTTCTCCACAAGCTCTCAAGACACTATGTCAACAACTATAAGATAATCTGTGTTGAAGATCTGGATGTCAAACGTATGAAGGAGAATGGCCATAACAAAAGCATGCATCGTGACATCCATGATGCATTCTGGTCCAGGTTCATGTTCATGCTCTCGTACGAGGCTGAATGTGCTGGTCGAAGGCTGATCGAGGTGAATCCCATGAACACCACTCAAAGGTGTTCTGCCTGTAGAAGCATTGTAGAAAAAGAGTTATCGGACAGGGTTCATGAGTGTCCTCACTGTGGATTCTCATGTGATATAGACTGCAATGCTTCCATGCACATCGCAGGGATGGAACAGCCCGTAGCGCCCATGGAGTCAACTTCTACATCACATTTCTGTGATGCAAGTGTTGGCTATGATGTGGGAAGCCCTGCCCTTCAGGGTGGGGCAGTTCATACAACGTATGAGGCATACCCTGTGTGGTAG
- a CDS encoding VIT1/CCC1 transporter family protein — protein sequence MVIPRIELYRRYLKASGALEIARRLFVMNAFDGVLTIMGVVLGAYLSGVQDSGFVITAGMGGSIAMGISGMSGAYMAERAERMRDIKKLESAMLRDLNGTHVVRAFRTASVVVALVDGISPAIAALLLILPFFMVPMISIGVAAMLSLALGLVVLFFLGLFLARISEEVALISGLKMMLVGVLTILIVSLAVSPDAL from the coding sequence GTGGTGATCCCGCGCATAGAACTCTACAGAAGGTACCTCAAGGCCAGCGGCGCGCTGGAGATTGCCAGGCGTCTCTTCGTTATGAACGCATTTGATGGCGTTCTGACGATCATGGGTGTGGTTCTTGGGGCATATCTATCAGGTGTCCAGGATTCTGGATTTGTGATAACCGCAGGAATGGGCGGAAGCATAGCGATGGGCATATCGGGAATGAGCGGAGCTTACATGGCGGAGAGGGCTGAAAGGATGAGGGATATCAAGAAGCTGGAATCTGCGATGCTCAGAGATCTCAATGGCACTCATGTTGTCAGGGCATTTAGAACTGCGAGCGTTGTGGTTGCGCTCGTCGACGGAATCAGCCCGGCGATCGCAGCCCTTCTCCTGATCTTGCCGTTCTTCATGGTCCCGATGATAAGCATAGGCGTTGCGGCCATGCTCTCGCTTGCTCTCGGGCTGGTGGTGCTCTTCTTCCTCGGGCTCTTCCTGGCCAGGATAAGCGAGGAGGTGGCACTGATAAGCGGTCTGAAGATGATGCTTGTCGGCGTTCTGACCATACTGATCGTGAGCCTTGCGGTCTCTCCGGATGCGCTGTGA